The following DNA comes from Chryseobacterium gallinarum.
CGTATCGATTTCTGCAAGGTAAATATTCTGATCTTTTTCAATAAGATATTTGGTAAGAACCCCCATTCCAGGGCCTACCTCCATAATATTATTATAGTTCTCAAAACTAAGACCTTCAACGATTTTTCTTGCGATGTTTTCATCGGTCAGAAAGTGCTGACCCAGATGTTTTTTTGCTTTTACACTCAAAGTTTTTTATGATTTTATTAACAGTGATTTTCTTTATTTCGTCCCAAATTTCGGAAGTTTTTTTCTATTTTAGCCAAAAATTTTAATATTAATGGCTAAATCTGTAGATGAATTTAACAAGAAAAGGCTTCGGTCCAGCAATATTACGGTTGTGGTAAGTATTGCCTTAGTGTTATTTTTGTTAGGATTGATGGGGCTTATTTTAATCAATGCCCAGAAATATTCTGACTATATCAAAGAACAATTGGTAGTGAATGCTTACTTTGACGAAAATTATGATGCTAAAGATTCTGTAAAAATTGCAAAACTAGAGGAAGAAACTTTTAAAAAGGTACAGACGTTAGCTCCTGTAAAAAAAGCCACCTACATTTCAAGAAGTATGGCTGCCAAGGAAGCCAAAAAGAGTATGGGAATCGATAGTGATGCTTTATTTGAAGAAAATATTTTCCCTTCTTCTATTGAAGTTGCTTTAAAACCTGAATATGTGGATCCCGCAAAGATCGATGAAGCAATTAAAGTAATCAAATCTGTTCCGGGGATTATCGATGTTAAAAATGATAGTACCCTGATGGTGGATGTGTACAATAACCTGAGCAGAATTTTAAAATGGATTTTAGGATTTTCCATTTTATTTCTGGTATTGGCTGTGGTATTGATTAACAACTCTATCCGCCTCAAAATATTCTCAAAGAGGTTTATTATTAAAACCATGCAGCTGGTGGGGGCCAAAAGAAGATTCATCCTTAAGCCTTTCATTATTGAAGCTGTAATTTTAGGAGCTATTGGAGCTTTGATAGGCCTTTTGGCATTATTTGGTGTCTGGTATTATTTTACCAACCAGATTGGATCGGCCTTTGTACAGGATAACCAACAATATGTGTGGCTGGTATTACTGGTGATTGGAGTTGGAATTTTTATTACTGTTCTAAGTACCATTATTGCAACATGGAGGTTCCTGAGATCAAACGTTGACGACTTATATTACTCTTAACAATGAGCAAAAAAACAAATAAATTTTCCGCTTCAGACTTTGGGAAAGAAACTGAAGTCCCACAGGAAAATACATTCTATTTCGGACGGCAGAACTTTAAATGGATGCTGATCGGCCTGGCATTTATCGTAGTCGGTTTTCTTCTGATGATGGGACCTGACGCCAATACGGTAGATGGTAAATTTGATCCCAATTCATGGAATGATGATATTTTTTCCGTCAGGAGGATCAGGATTGCACCATTATTTGTAGTGATAGGTTTTGCAATAGAAGTATATGCTATTTTAAAAAGAAAATAATACAAATTATATTTAGGGATTAAGAGATTGAGAAGGGTAGAGTGAAGTATTCTAAACTTCCGGATCTCTTAATCTTTTAATTTTTGAAAAAAAATATGGATTTAATCAAAGCAATTATTATTGCCATTGTAGAAGGACTTACGGAATACCTTCCCATTTCCTCTACCGCACACATGGGATTTACAGCAAGCCTGATGGGGCTGGAAGAAACAGAATTTTTAAAGATGTTCCAGGTTTCTATTCAATTCGGGGCAATTCTATCAGTGGTGGTAGCGTACTGGAAAAAGTTTTTTGATTTAAATAATATTCAGTTTTATTTTAAGCTGGCTTTTGCAGTGGTTCCGGCATTGGTGCTGGGATATTTATTTGATGATAAAATTGAAGCTGTTTTGGGGAATCAGATCGCTATTTCTTCCGTGCTGGTATTGGGAGGAATCGTTCTGCTCTTTGCTGATAAATGGTTCAAAAATCCTAAAATTGATGACGAGAAAGGAATTACCATAAGAAATGCGGTGACTATTGGATTCTGGCAGTGTCTTGCGATGATGCCGGGAACCAGCCGTAGTGCAGCTTCTATCATTGGGGGTATGGCCCAAGGGCTCACCAGGAAAGCCGCAGCAGAATTTTCTTTTTTCCTGGCAGTACCTACCATGCTGGCAGTAACCGTTTATTCTGTTTTTGTTAAAACCTGGGGAAAAGAAACTGCTACACCGCAGAAAGGCTACGAAATGATTATGGCTTCTCAGGATCATATTATGATCTTTATCGTAGGAAATATCGTAGCATTTATTGTTGCTCTCATTGCGATCAAAGCATTCATCGGAGTATTGAATAAATATGGTTTCAAACCTTGGGGATGGTATCGTATCTTTGTTGGAGTGGCTCTGTTAATTTATTTTTATTTCTTTAAATAATGGGAAATAGCCCATACTTCCACTCATGACAGCCGAAGAATTAAAATCCGGATATGTTTTTTTATTGGATAAGCCCCTGGACTGGACTTCCTTTCAGGCTGTCAATAAAATGAAATATAAACTTAAAAGGGAGTTTGACCTTCCTAAAAAATTTAAAATAGGTCACGCGGGAACGTTAGATCCCAGAGCTACAGGATTACTTATTGTATGCTGTGGAAAATTCACCAAAAATATTCCGGAAATCCAGGACGCTCCCAAAGAATACTGGACGGAAATTAAGATCGGTGTACAGACAGAGTCTTATGATACTGAAAAACCGGAAATTCTTCATCAGGATATTTCAGGGGTTACAGAAGAAGATGTAAGAGAGACCCTGGAAAAATTTGTGGGAGAAATCGAACAAAAACCCCCGGTGTATTCTGCGATAAAAATAGATGGCGAAAGGGCTTATAATCTGGCAAGAGCAGGAGAGGAAGTGGAAATGAAATCCAGAAAAACCACCATTCATTATATCAAAGATATTCAAATCAACTTTCCGCTGGTAAGCTTTACAGTAGGCTGCTCAAAAGGAACTTACATCAGAAGCCTTGCCCATGATATAGGCCGGGACTTAGGGGTAGGAGCATATTTAACACAGCTGAGGCGCACTAAAATTGGTGACTATAAAATAGAAGATGCTACAGATCAGTTTTTGAATAATGATTTTAGATTTGAAAGCTTATGAAAATAAATTTATCCCTGTTTTTCACCTGCTTTGCTTTTATCTGTGTTTTTTCACAAAATGAGGAAGAGAAGAAACGAAAAATGGATTTTTATTTTAATCCATCTCTTAACCTGGGTTTTAATATTAATAAAAAATCTGAACCTTCCCATTCGCAGTATATTGAGACCCAATCCGTATTAGGTAAATTTACATACGGGATTACCGCTATTGGAGGGTATAATTTTCTTCCTAACTTTGCTGTCGGAACGGGAATTAAATATAGTTTTGTACAGGATAATTACCATTTGATATACTGGGTTATTCAGCCGAAAATTATTTTTTCGCCCGGAGAGCGCCCTTTCTATATTGATCTTAATTATGGAAAACAACTTAACCATTCTGCCGTATCAGATACCGAATTCTGGGGTGGAAGAATCGGGATGCAGGTTTCCTATTCAAAAGGTCTGAGCCAGGAAGGAGGAATTGTTCTGGAATCACACAAGCTGAAATATGGAGCCGATGGTTTCTTTATAGGATTGAGTTACGGGATCACCATTTTCAGCAATAAAAATTATACCGCTTACGGAAGAGACTAATGGAAAAGACACGTATTAATAAATATCTATCAGAAGTAGGATACTGCTCAAGAAGGGCCGCTGATAAATTGCTGGAAGAAGGAAGGATTACCATTAACGGGAAGATTCCTGAGCTGGGAACAAAGGTTTCGGATGAGGACCTGGTGGAGGTAGATGGAAAACCTGTCAGAGAACCGCAGGATAAACCGGTATATATCGCTTTCAATAAGCCTGTGGGAATTGTCTGTACCACGGATACCAAGCGCGAAAAAAATAACATCGTGGATTATATCAATCATCCGAAAAGGATTTTTCCGATCGGAAGATTGGATAAACCGAGTGAAGGATTGATTCTCTTGACGAGTGACGGCGATATTGTCAACAAAATCCTCAGGGCCAGGAATAATCACGAAAAAGAATATCTGGTGCGGGTAGACAAACCGATTACACCAAGATTTCTGGAAAAAATGAGAAACGGCGTTCCTATTCTGGATACGGTAACCCGGAAATGTGAGGTTGAAAAAATCGATGAAATGAATTTCAGGATTATTTTGACTCAGGGGCTCAACAGGCAGATCAGAAGAATGTGTGAGTATCTTGGATATGAAGTAAAAAAACTGAAAAGAATCCGCATTATGAACATTAAGCTGGATCTTCCCATTGGAAAATGGAGGGATCTGACTGATGAAGAGCTTACCACTTTAAACTCTTTACTGGTAGATTCTGCCAAAACAATTGACTAGGACATATCATAGCCTTTAACGTTTTATTTTCATACTTTCAGGTATAAATAACCGGAAAGGGGATTGTTATTGTTGATAATTTTTTCACTTATTGGTGTAATATTTTTTTGTTTTTCATCAAAATGTATTATATTTATGATTGTAATAACCATAATGTGAAAAATCATGAAAATAAAATTAAACACGGTTTTATTATTTGCTGTTTTGTTAATTTTCACCAATTGTGAAAATGACAATCATAACCCTAATCTTCCCCACGATTCTTCATTTTATATTGATTATAGAAGTTTAAACGGGTTACCGGATGGAATTGCCGTCATAGAGCTGGATCCTGAGGCTCCCAACTTTGG
Coding sequences within:
- a CDS encoding cell division protein FtsX, giving the protein MAKSVDEFNKKRLRSSNITVVVSIALVLFLLGLMGLILINAQKYSDYIKEQLVVNAYFDENYDAKDSVKIAKLEEETFKKVQTLAPVKKATYISRSMAAKEAKKSMGIDSDALFEENIFPSSIEVALKPEYVDPAKIDEAIKVIKSVPGIIDVKNDSTLMVDVYNNLSRILKWILGFSILFLVLAVVLINNSIRLKIFSKRFIIKTMQLVGAKRRFILKPFIIEAVILGAIGALIGLLALFGVWYYFTNQIGSAFVQDNQQYVWLVLLVIGVGIFITVLSTIIATWRFLRSNVDDLYYS
- a CDS encoding DUF3098 domain-containing protein, with amino-acid sequence MSKKTNKFSASDFGKETEVPQENTFYFGRQNFKWMLIGLAFIVVGFLLMMGPDANTVDGKFDPNSWNDDIFSVRRIRIAPLFVVIGFAIEVYAILKRK
- a CDS encoding undecaprenyl-diphosphate phosphatase translates to MDLIKAIIIAIVEGLTEYLPISSTAHMGFTASLMGLEETEFLKMFQVSIQFGAILSVVVAYWKKFFDLNNIQFYFKLAFAVVPALVLGYLFDDKIEAVLGNQIAISSVLVLGGIVLLFADKWFKNPKIDDEKGITIRNAVTIGFWQCLAMMPGTSRSAASIIGGMAQGLTRKAAAEFSFFLAVPTMLAVTVYSVFVKTWGKETATPQKGYEMIMASQDHIMIFIVGNIVAFIVALIAIKAFIGVLNKYGFKPWGWYRIFVGVALLIYFYFFK
- the truB gene encoding tRNA pseudouridine(55) synthase TruB, whose product is MTAEELKSGYVFLLDKPLDWTSFQAVNKMKYKLKREFDLPKKFKIGHAGTLDPRATGLLIVCCGKFTKNIPEIQDAPKEYWTEIKIGVQTESYDTEKPEILHQDISGVTEEDVRETLEKFVGEIEQKPPVYSAIKIDGERAYNLARAGEEVEMKSRKTTIHYIKDIQINFPLVSFTVGCSKGTYIRSLAHDIGRDLGVGAYLTQLRRTKIGDYKIEDATDQFLNNDFRFESL
- the rluF gene encoding 23S rRNA pseudouridine(2604) synthase RluF, producing the protein MEKTRINKYLSEVGYCSRRAADKLLEEGRITINGKIPELGTKVSDEDLVEVDGKPVREPQDKPVYIAFNKPVGIVCTTDTKREKNNIVDYINHPKRIFPIGRLDKPSEGLILLTSDGDIVNKILRARNNHEKEYLVRVDKPITPRFLEKMRNGVPILDTVTRKCEVEKIDEMNFRIILTQGLNRQIRRMCEYLGYEVKKLKRIRIMNIKLDLPIGKWRDLTDEELTTLNSLLVDSAKTID